Genomic DNA from Veillonella criceti:
TGGTTTCGGCAAATCGTCTAATTGCTATTATCAGTCCAGAGTCTGCGCCAATTAAGCGAATGATTCAAGATGCACGTGAAAAGAGCGTATTAGTTGATGCTACCTATGGTCGTAAAACGCGAGCTGTCTTAGTGATGGATAGTGGCCAAATTGTGTTGTCAGCAATTCAACCAGAAACAGTAGCACATCGTATTGTTCAAGCTACACCAGCTGAATCTACGGAAGCGTAGGTGCTATTATGACGGATAGAGGGATTTTGATTGTTTTATCTGGTCCTTCAGGGGCAGGTAAAGGAACTATTTGCGCAGCCTTGCGTCAGCAAATGCCAAATCTTGTATATTCTGTATCAATGACTACTCGAGCACCCCGAGTAGGTGAAGAAGAAGGCGTTAGTTATTTTTTTCGAGACAAAGAAGAGTTTAAACGTCTTATTGAAGAAGATGCATTCTTAGAATATGCACAGGTATATGATAATTATTATGGTACACCAAAACAGCATGTTATGGATTTATTAAGTGAAGGCAAAAGTGTCATATTAGAAATAGACATTCAAGGAGCAATGCAAGTTAAAGAGCGCTTTAGTGAAGCTGTATTTATTTATATTGTGCCACCATCATTAGATATTTTATCTAATCGCTTAAGAGATCGTGGAACGGATGCAGCGGAAGTTATTGATAAACGTTTATCTAAAGCTAGTTCTGAATTAGCGTTGGCACATCGTTATGATTATATTGTTGTGAATGATGTGTTGCCAGATGCTGTTGAAAAAGTAGCTTCTATTTTACGAGCTGAAGCTTGTAAAATTAAACGAAATAAAGAAAAAATACAATATATTTATAAACAATATGCAAAATAAGGAGTAATGCGTTATGATGGTAAAACCTTTATTAAAGGATTTGGAAAAACATGTAGACAGTAAATATACCTTAGTTACATTGGCAGCTAAACGAGCTCGTGAATTAACCGATGGTGATGAAGCAATGGTAACGGGGCTTGATACTGATAAGCCAGTGTCAGTAGCTCTTCATGAAATTGCTGAAGATAAGATTGGTTTTGCTCGTACTAAAGATGGTATTAAATAAACCTGTAAGAAACAGAGAATTATAATAGGTGTTGAGGATGAAAAATAAACACGTAATTGTAGGTGTATCTGGTGGTATCGCTGCTTATAAGGCAGTGGAAGTGGTTAGTCGGCTTCGAAAATTAGGGGCGGACGTTAAAGTCGTTATGACTGAAAATGCGACTAAATTTGTATCGCCCATGACATTTGGAGAAATTAGTGGGTATCCAGTAGCTGTTAAAATGTTTGAAGATGTGCATGATTGGAATGTAGAACATATTGCATTAGCTACTTGGGCCGATGCCTATATTGTAGCACCGGCTACTGCCAATGTGATTGGTAAATTAGCTTCTGGGATTGCTGATGATATGCTAACTACACAACTTATGGCAACAAAAGCGCCTATTTTCTTATGTCCAGCAATGAATACTAACATGTATGAAAATCCTGTTACACAACGGAATATGAATACCTTACGTGAATTAGGTATGCATATTTTAGAGGCTGATAGTGGCCATT
This window encodes:
- the remA gene encoding extracellular matrix/biofilm regulator RemA, which translates into the protein MSTKLLNIGFGNMVSANRLIAIISPESAPIKRMIQDAREKSVLVDATYGRKTRAVLVMDSGQIVLSAIQPETVAHRIVQATPAESTEA
- the gmk gene encoding guanylate kinase, coding for MTDRGILIVLSGPSGAGKGTICAALRQQMPNLVYSVSMTTRAPRVGEEEGVSYFFRDKEEFKRLIEEDAFLEYAQVYDNYYGTPKQHVMDLLSEGKSVILEIDIQGAMQVKERFSEAVFIYIVPPSLDILSNRLRDRGTDAAEVIDKRLSKASSELALAHRYDYIVVNDVLPDAVEKVASILRAEACKIKRNKEKIQYIYKQYAK
- the rpoZ gene encoding DNA-directed RNA polymerase subunit omega; protein product: MMVKPLLKDLEKHVDSKYTLVTLAAKRARELTDGDEAMVTGLDTDKPVSVALHEIAEDKIGFARTKDGIK